The Acidobacteriota bacterium genome has a segment encoding these proteins:
- a CDS encoding WD40 repeat domain-containing protein, with amino-acid sequence MSRDGHHADAVSGVAELLRLDGHQQWIARPAWSRDGRLLATPSADRTLRLWEAESGRLLRTLECGLKMATCCAFSPDGRLLAVGSVNNLLTVWEVETGQKLHSLRGHVKSVMSLAFSSDGSLLASVAYDQMILIWKTSDWSELRRLQGHADYVLDVSWAPGGSILASASDDGTVGLWEASTATPVKLFKGHSDKVKSVGFSPQADLIASASQDHTVMLWDPGRDKPVGALEGHEDAVHSVAFSHDGALLASKSKDSTVRLWDPSSLTQLASIPEPASKSSLSSLSFHPSRPVLASHNGSALRLWQLSPEKLLANAPAPDKPHKPSLFSRVKSLLGSR; translated from the coding sequence GTGTCTAGAGATGGCCATCATGCCGATGCCGTAAGCGGCGTGGCCGAACTGCTGCGCCTCGACGGCCACCAGCAGTGGATAGCGCGTCCCGCCTGGTCGCGGGACGGACGCCTGCTGGCCACGCCCTCGGCCGACCGCACCCTGCGGCTGTGGGAGGCCGAGAGCGGACGCCTGCTGCGCACCCTCGAGTGCGGACTCAAGATGGCCACCTGCTGCGCCTTCTCCCCCGACGGACGGCTGCTGGCCGTGGGGTCAGTCAACAACCTGCTCACCGTGTGGGAGGTGGAGACGGGCCAAAAGCTGCATTCCCTGCGCGGACACGTCAAGAGCGTCATGTCGCTGGCCTTCTCCTCCGACGGGAGCCTGTTGGCCTCGGTTGCCTACGACCAGATGATCCTCATCTGGAAGACCTCGGACTGGAGCGAACTGCGCCGCCTGCAAGGACACGCCGATTACGTGCTGGACGTCAGCTGGGCTCCCGGCGGTTCCATCCTGGCCTCGGCCTCCGACGACGGCACCGTGGGACTTTGGGAAGCGTCCACCGCGACCCCCGTCAAGCTCTTCAAGGGCCACTCCGACAAGGTCAAGAGCGTCGGCTTTTCGCCCCAGGCCGACCTCATCGCCTCGGCCTCTCAAGACCACACCGTGATGCTTTGGGACCCTGGCCGGGACAAGCCCGTGGGCGCCCTGGAGGGACACGAAGACGCCGTCCACTCGGTGGCCTTCTCCCACGACGGAGCGCTCCTGGCCAGCAAATCGAAAGACTCCACCGTGCGCCTTTGGGACCCCTCCAGCCTGACCCAACTTGCCTCTATCCCCGAGCCGGCTTCCAAGTCGTCCCTCTCCTCCTTGTCGTTCCACCCCTCCCGTCCCGTTCTTGCTTCTCATAACGGATCGGCTCTGCGCCTCTGGCAACTGAGTCCGGAGAAACTGCTGGCCAATGCGCCTGCGCCAGACAAGCCCCACAAGCCTTCGCTCTTCTCTCGGGTCAAATCCTTGCTGGGCAGCCGCTAG